From Haloarcula sp. CBA1127, a single genomic window includes:
- a CDS encoding DUF6149 family protein, giving the protein MKIYQNPRHWASKKALTTPGVRSVANYGLVKLHTKIFLGKADEAHREERRDHLDDFFDATMDTYVAALEAEYSEAEAREITHIQANFDFYNHGWTEMMEFPADELEAHYERYADFFDAYDITIDDPLGTFRSAGGIADAPSTPERLDEPEHPHAVGGFADDVYVETEDGEMIVGGGREEPDDVSPTDAPVVDEDDVESAAGD; this is encoded by the coding sequence ATGAAAATCTACCAGAACCCGCGCCACTGGGCAAGCAAGAAGGCGCTGACCACGCCCGGCGTCCGGTCGGTGGCCAACTACGGGCTGGTGAAACTCCACACCAAGATCTTCCTCGGGAAGGCCGACGAGGCTCACCGGGAGGAACGGCGCGACCATCTCGATGATTTCTTCGACGCCACGATGGACACCTACGTGGCCGCGCTCGAAGCAGAGTACTCGGAGGCTGAGGCTCGGGAGATTACCCACATTCAGGCGAATTTCGACTTCTACAACCACGGCTGGACGGAGATGATGGAGTTCCCGGCCGACGAACTCGAAGCCCACTACGAGCGGTACGCGGACTTTTTCGACGCGTACGACATCACCATCGACGACCCGCTCGGGACGTTCCGCTCGGCCGGCGGCATTGCCGACGCGCCGTCGACGCCGGAGCGGCTGGACGAGCCAGAACACCCTCACGCCGTCGGTGGCTTCGCCGACGACGTCTACGTCGAAACCGAGGACGGCGAGATGATCGTCGGCGGCGGCCGCGAGGAACCGGACGACGTGAGCCCGACTGACGCGCCGGTCGTCGACGAGGACGACGTGGAAAGCGCGGCCGGCGACTGA
- a CDS encoding NAD(P)/FAD-dependent oxidoreductase, with amino-acid sequence MIGVVGGGIAGLSAAYRLQQRGHEVRVFEASEDLGGLAATYETAGDPIEKFYHHLSKSEETIVDLAEALGLGDAVEWHIGENAYYVDGVVHPMDKPWEILSYPHLSMYDTFRLGMLVLDIDVRGGIPSFDTYERLEDFEDVPIEEFVVEHTTRGVYENFFEPLLDAKFGGRKDDVSAAWLLGRVKFRGERDILNGEILGYFDGGFGRLLDALVDAVGRENIVTGTRVSDIDTSGGTVSSLTATDGTETTVHDVDSVVVATMPNVLEALTGYTCDIDFQGTVCSVISMDEPLLDTYWLNIADDAPFGALIEHTNFVSAERYGGEHLLYVARYIQDESEAIWQQTDDEVAETWLDGIESLFPEFDRDAVNWIRTGRNPRTAPVYERGYLDMVIPYDLGDDVADGLYYAGMASRAQYPERSLNGGIVAGFECADRIARDPSAASKTDDSPLSEAQR; translated from the coding sequence ATGATTGGCGTCGTCGGTGGCGGTATCGCCGGCCTCTCGGCAGCGTACCGGCTCCAGCAACGCGGCCACGAAGTCCGTGTGTTCGAAGCGAGCGAGGACCTCGGTGGCCTAGCAGCGACCTACGAGACGGCTGGGGACCCCATCGAGAAATTCTATCACCATCTCTCGAAATCCGAGGAAACAATCGTCGACCTCGCCGAGGCACTGGGCCTCGGTGACGCGGTCGAGTGGCACATCGGGGAGAACGCCTACTACGTCGACGGTGTCGTCCACCCCATGGACAAGCCCTGGGAAATCCTCTCGTACCCGCACCTCTCGATGTATGACACGTTCCGACTGGGGATGCTAGTCCTCGATATCGATGTTCGCGGCGGCATCCCTTCCTTCGACACCTACGAGCGACTGGAGGACTTCGAGGACGTGCCTATCGAGGAGTTCGTCGTCGAACACACCACACGGGGCGTTTACGAGAACTTCTTCGAGCCGCTGCTCGACGCGAAGTTCGGCGGCCGGAAAGACGACGTGAGCGCGGCGTGGCTGCTCGGCCGGGTCAAGTTCCGCGGCGAGCGGGACATCCTGAACGGCGAGATTCTGGGCTACTTTGACGGCGGATTCGGCCGGTTGCTTGACGCGCTGGTCGATGCCGTCGGCCGGGAAAACATCGTCACTGGCACGCGCGTCTCCGACATCGATACGAGCGGCGGGACCGTCTCGTCGCTGACGGCCACCGACGGAACTGAGACGACGGTTCACGACGTTGACAGCGTCGTCGTCGCGACGATGCCGAACGTGCTTGAAGCCCTGACCGGCTATACCTGCGACATAGACTTCCAGGGGACGGTGTGTTCAGTCATCAGCATGGACGAACCCCTGCTTGATACGTACTGGCTGAACATCGCCGACGACGCCCCCTTCGGCGCGCTCATCGAGCACACGAACTTCGTCTCCGCGGAACGGTACGGCGGCGAGCATCTCCTGTACGTCGCCCGTTACATTCAGGACGAATCCGAGGCCATCTGGCAACAGACCGACGACGAGGTCGCCGAGACTTGGTTGGATGGCATCGAATCCCTCTTTCCCGAATTCGACCGTGACGCCGTCAACTGGATTCGGACGGGGCGCAATCCACGGACTGCCCCGGTCTACGAACGCGGGTATCTGGACATGGTCATCCCGTACGACCTGGGTGACGATGTCGCGGACGGCCTCTACTACGCCGGGATGGCTTCGCGCGCCCAGTACCCGGAGCGCTCGCTCAACGGCGGTATCGTCGCAGGCTTCGAGTGCGCCGATCGGATCGCACGCGATCCGTCAGCGGCGTCGAAAACCGACGATTCGCCGCTTTCGGAAGCCCAACGCTGA